CTCGCCACTCTTCTAGAGTCAAATCCTTGAGGAGTTTGCCACCAGCAAGACAGGTACGGACAACTTTTCCCACTAGATTATAAGCTTCGCGGAAGGGAACACCCTTAGCTGCCAGATAATCAGCAACATCTGTTGCATTGGAATAATCTTCATCTACAGCAGAATTTAAACGCTGGGTAGAAAATTCTAAACCCTCTGCCATCAGAATTGTCATTGCTTGTAAACAAGATTTGACAGTATTGACAGCATCAAATAAACCTTCCTTATCTTCCTGAAGGTCTTTATTATATGCCAGGGGTAAGCCTTTCATGATGACTAGCATTGCCTGAAGATGTCCGAATACTCGCCCAGTTTTGCCCCTTACCAACTCCGGAACATCCGGATTTTTCTTTTGGGGCATAATACTAGAACCTGTAGCACAACTATCTTTGAGTGTGACAAAACTAAATTCTTGGGATGCCCAAAAAATAATTTCTTCAGACAGGCGACTCAGATGTACCATGATTAGGCTAGCAGCACCAAGAAATTCGATGGCAAAATCGCGATCGCTGACTCCATCCAAACTATTTTTATAGACATCTGCAAACCCTAAAAGCTCTGCTGTGTAGTGTCTATCAATAGGGAAAGTTGTTCCTGCTAATGCACCACAACCGAGGGGGGAAATATTCACCCGTTTGAGAACATCTCCTAAGCGTTCCCAATCACGCTGGGTCATTTCCAGATATGCTAGGAGGTGATGGGCTAAACTCACAGGTTGGGCACGCTGTAGGTGAGTGTAACCAGGTATAAAAGTTTCTAAATTATTCTCAGCAATCTTGAGTAAAACCTGCTGAAATTCCCGCAATTGTTGACGAATTTGTTGGATTTGGTCGCGTAAATAGAGTCTTGTATCTGTTCCCACTTGGTCATTACGGGAACGAGCAGTGTGAAGTTTTTTACCTATATCCCCAATAATTTCGACTAGACGGTGTTCAACGGCAAAATGTACATCTTCTGCGTCAATACCAGGATTAAATTCACCTTGGCGGTATTCTTGGCGAATTTGTTCTAGTGCTGTAACTAATTTTTCTCCCTCTTGGGAGGATATGATGCCACATTTTGCCAGCATCCGAGCATGGGCTTGGGAACCAGTCAAGTCATACTCAATTAATTGAATGTCAAAAGGAATACTCGCATTAAAAACGGCGATCGCCGGATGTAGGGATGTCTCAAAACGCTGGCTCCAAGTTTGTTGCTGCTGCTGTGTCATACAAAAGTCGGGAAATTTGGAAATAACAAAGTCAAGTCAGGAATCAGGTACGGGGAGTAAACACCGAAGTAATACCTTTTTCCTTTTACCTTTGTACTTCTATTTCGCCCAATTTTAAAAAGATTGCCTCTGGCAAGTTTGGAGATTGACTTTGCAAAGCTCTTGCTAGACTATACTTTTATGAAAATTTGTAAGTCAAATAATATACTATAATAATCCAGAGAAAAAACAGTGTATTGTTTTCTACACTCCCTGGTTCGCGTAAAACTTGGGTTAATTTTAAGCAACTGATTTTATATTACGTTTGCTGTTTAGTTATTTAATTTGCCTCTAAACTTCATTTGATTGTGCTTTCGCTACTTGAAGTTTTACCAGATGTTAGAGAAAAACTTAAAACCGCTCCTGGTTGACAAGAACGGTTGAGAACTGTTGCTAATGAATTGATCACAGAAATAGACAATCAGTCAGCTTGGGATATTTTTGTCCAGATTTTAAATCACAGTTAAAAACCCTTAATTTGCCACCAATGCGTCGTATATCGACTGAGAGGAAATTATCTTGCCTGGTTTTAGCCGTAGCTGGTAAGATTTCTTACTAAGTAACCTAATCCTAAACCAATTAATAATGCCCAAACCTGACCAGTCTTAATAAAATTTGCCCAGGCTTTTTGCATTTGACCAATTATATTTGGGTCAGTAATATTTTGGGCTAGTAGGGTTCCATGGGTAGTAACATGGGATACATCGACAGCAGCCGCGTGGGTGGCGATCGCGGAAATTAGAATAGTTAAGACAAAGCTAACAGCAAATGCAGCCAGGATAAACCAACGTTTCATAGGGAATTAATGATTTGAATACAATATGACATCTCCGTGATAGCCTCAAGTATCAAAGGATGCCATCCGCAATTTTGCTGCTGTTCGTAAAATCTGCCCTGCTAACATTGCCGCTCCAAAACCATTGTCAATATTCACCACACCCACACCCACAGCACAGGAATTCAGCATAGTTAACAGGGGAGCTAAACCCCCAAAACTCGCACCATAACCGACACTCGTTGGTACGGCAATCACTGGACAATCAGCCAAACCCGCTACCACACTTGGTAAAGCTCCCTCCATTCCTGCCACCACAATCAGCACCGAGGCAGATGTAATTACATGACGATTATTCAATAAACGGTGGATTCCTGCTACCCCCACATCCCACAGACGCTGCACCTCGAAACCACAAAGTTCGGCAGTGATGGCAGCTTCTTCAGCTACAGGTAAATCCGCAGTTCCCGCAGTTAAGATACCAATAATACCAGTCTGTCTCAGGGGAATTTCTGAAGGTACAAGGGCACAAATCCGAGCCATTTCGTAATACTGCAAACCCCGAACTTTCGGCTGTAATTGACTATAAACTTGAGGTTCAATGCGTGTAGCCATGACTACGGAATTACGCTGACGCATCACCTGCATAATCTGAGCAATTTGTTCTGGGGTTTTTCCCTGTCCCCAAATTACCTCCGGGAAACCAGTACGTAAAGCACGATGATGATCTATTTTGGCAAATTCCCCCACAGGTTCATAGGCAAAATGCTTGAGTTCTGACAGGGCAATATCTGGAGTCATTTTGCCATCAGCAACTGCATCTAAGAGCGATCGCAGATTTTTCTCATCGGTCATGGGTGAAAAATATCATAGGTCATCACATTTATTATCATGTTCTGTACCGAGAATGGGGAATAGGAGACAGGTAATAGAAAAACACCATCATCCATACCCCCCATTACCTATTGAGAAATCTTCAATTCGTAGAGATTCCAGAAGGGACCACCCAGGGCAGTATACTTAATTCCGGTAAAGCGATCGCGCACTGCTTGTAAATCTAATCTTTCTACCAAGTGAATAAAGGGTAGTTGCTCGGAAGCAATACGTTGGTACTCGTAGTAATATTCCTTGCGTTTATTTTCGTCTACTTCCAGGGCACCCTTGACATACAGTTGATCAATTTGTTTTTCCCAGTCGGCAACTTTCCAACCAATCATCGGTGGATCACCAGGTTGGGGACCTAAATTAAATGCATGGGAAGCACCATTAATTCTCCAGATATTACTCGCACCATGGGGTTCAATCCCACCACCAGCAAACCCACCGATATAGCAATCCCAATTTTGCGAGATTTTCAGCTTTTCCAAGTAGGCATTAAAACTGAGAATTTGTAAATCTACCTGCATTCCCAATTTTCCTAAATCTTGGCGGATTTGCGCTGCCATATCACCCCGCGCTTTGCGTTCTGCATTCGTCAGCAAGGTAAAGCGTACACGGTTGCCATCCTCATCTAGAAGCTGGTTTTTTTCGTTATATTTAAACCCTGCCCCTAAAAGTAATTTCTTGGCTTTTTCTGGGTCGTAATTATAGACTTTCAAGCCTTTTTCTGGGGGAAGAAAATAGGGACTTTTCACATAGACAAAGGAATTTTG
The Calothrix sp. 336/3 DNA segment above includes these coding regions:
- the argH gene encoding argininosuccinate lyase; the protein is MTQQQQQTWSQRFETSLHPAIAVFNASIPFDIQLIEYDLTGSQAHARMLAKCGIISSQEGEKLVTALEQIRQEYRQGEFNPGIDAEDVHFAVEHRLVEIIGDIGKKLHTARSRNDQVGTDTRLYLRDQIQQIRQQLREFQQVLLKIAENNLETFIPGYTHLQRAQPVSLAHHLLAYLEMTQRDWERLGDVLKRVNISPLGCGALAGTTFPIDRHYTAELLGFADVYKNSLDGVSDRDFAIEFLGAASLIMVHLSRLSEEIIFWASQEFSFVTLKDSCATGSSIMPQKKNPDVPELVRGKTGRVFGHLQAMLVIMKGLPLAYNKDLQEDKEGLFDAVNTVKSCLQAMTILMAEGLEFSTQRLNSAVDEDYSNATDVADYLAAKGVPFREAYNLVGKVVRTCLAGGKLLKDLTLEEWRELHPAFDEDIYQAISPKQVVAARNSFGGTGFTQVKQAILAAHSIVNS
- the larB gene encoding nickel pincer cofactor biosynthesis protein LarB, giving the protein MTDEKNLRSLLDAVADGKMTPDIALSELKHFAYEPVGEFAKIDHHRALRTGFPEVIWGQGKTPEQIAQIMQVMRQRNSVVMATRIEPQVYSQLQPKVRGLQYYEMARICALVPSEIPLRQTGIIGILTAGTADLPVAEEAAITAELCGFEVQRLWDVGVAGIHRLLNNRHVITSASVLIVVAGMEGALPSVVAGLADCPVIAVPTSVGYGASFGGLAPLLTMLNSCAVGVGVVNIDNGFGAAMLAGQILRTAAKLRMASFDT